The following coding sequences lie in one Kamptonema formosum PCC 6407 genomic window:
- a CDS encoding glycosyltransferase family 2 protein, producing the protein MLNKIKVIDIELSQGIATIKNLENYRELQAIVRLFDAPIGYVKVPIRGGIVTGQTLSQIILEQHNNQIISQLLYNGLSKSTATKEIGQFEDLLTLSPPEYKGPLPLVSVAICFNNGISDLTITLNSLKHLDYPHLDILVVDNTLDGKAEKPIATQYPDIRYVRELCPGIDWARNRAILEAKGDIIAYTNSGVLVDSGWVTALVKVFAEDANVMAVTGLVTPAELETESQILFEKNGGLSRGFESRRYQIAPRSKMPHAFLHSPERFGTGFNMAFRRSLFAEIGYFNPALDVDIDVQGNGDLEMFFRIIKEGYALVYEPSALVYHQECRSDNEMRSHSKNNAGIYSALLCSAINYPDERLPIFRMGLVKTVAYLVKFLRSIFKANPSSVDLILAEIEDWLISSISYLKAREETAAILVEKGFSLIKTPEKPEPQPNRKPKASRAVRVLELNRPIEAIADATDYANTRVFVTRDGSAIGYIDIANYYQSISIPRLRGALVEKFGLTLLEPDTDPNVDFLKADAIAALMQHYTPAVTVRTQEPEGLPANISVSVVVGTCDRPEDLRKCLLSLTAQTSRQIRPVEIIVVDNRPETRSASPVLVEFPDIKLLTEERSGASYARNAGIAASTGDIVVTTDDDTIIPPDWLEKLIAPFARPEVMAVTGNVLPAELQTRSQRLFESYGGGGLSRGYKPFEGNREWFDSFRFHSVPTWLFGGTANSAFRASIFSDPEIGLMDEALGPGMPSGVGEDTYLFYKIMKAGHTIVYEPSAFVWHTHRREMTDLGRQLHNYSKGGVSYHLTTLIEDGDLRALFAILLEMPKWYAARIIKRILGWTDDPILMLLKEIVGYLAGPWSLWQSRLRVKYEGFSSPYIPVKQRATKGTGG; encoded by the coding sequence ATGTTAAATAAAATAAAAGTCATAGATATTGAATTAAGCCAGGGAATTGCTACTATTAAAAACTTAGAAAATTATAGAGAATTACAAGCCATAGTGCGTCTTTTTGATGCTCCCATTGGATATGTCAAAGTTCCTATCAGAGGGGGAATAGTGACGGGTCAAACCTTGAGTCAAATTATTCTGGAACAGCATAACAATCAAATTATTAGTCAGTTATTGTACAATGGTTTATCGAAATCTACAGCGACTAAGGAAATAGGGCAGTTTGAGGATTTGTTAACCTTGTCGCCCCCAGAGTATAAAGGGCCTTTACCTTTGGTGAGTGTGGCAATTTGCTTTAATAATGGCATCTCCGATCTCACTATTACCCTCAATTCCTTAAAGCATCTCGACTATCCCCACCTCGACATTCTAGTAGTCGATAATACTCTTGATGGTAAAGCTGAAAAGCCGATTGCCACTCAATACCCCGACATACGTTATGTCAGAGAACTATGTCCCGGTATAGATTGGGCAAGAAACCGAGCTATTTTAGAGGCAAAAGGTGATATCATTGCTTACACTAATAGCGGTGTATTAGTTGATTCCGGGTGGGTAACAGCCTTAGTTAAGGTGTTTGCTGAAGATGCAAATGTGATGGCAGTAACTGGTTTAGTTACACCCGCAGAACTCGAAACTGAGTCACAAATCTTATTTGAAAAAAACGGTGGCTTAAGTCGTGGTTTTGAGAGTAGACGCTATCAAATCGCACCAAGGAGTAAAATGCCTCATGCCTTTTTGCATTCTCCTGAGAGGTTTGGAACGGGATTTAATATGGCTTTTCGTCGGTCGCTGTTTGCAGAAATTGGTTATTTTAATCCTGCATTAGATGTTGATATAGATGTCCAAGGTAACGGCGATTTAGAAATGTTTTTCCGTATTATTAAAGAAGGATACGCTTTGGTCTACGAGCCAAGTGCATTAGTGTACCATCAGGAGTGTCGTAGTGACAATGAAATGCGATCGCATAGCAAAAATAATGCTGGTATTTACTCCGCCCTTTTGTGTAGCGCCATCAATTATCCTGACGAAAGACTACCGATTTTCCGCATGGGATTAGTAAAAACAGTGGCATATCTAGTCAAATTTTTACGCTCTATATTTAAAGCAAATCCTTCATCGGTTGATTTAATCCTCGCAGAAATAGAAGATTGGCTCATTAGTTCAATTAGCTATCTGAAAGCGAGGGAAGAAACTGCTGCAATTCTGGTTGAAAAAGGCTTCTCATTGATTAAAACCCCAGAAAAACCCGAACCACAACCAAATAGGAAGCCAAAAGCCAGCCGTGCTGTGCGCGTACTTGAATTAAATCGACCAATAGAAGCGATCGCAGATGCCACAGACTACGCCAACACCCGCGTATTTGTCACTCGTGATGGCTCCGCGATCGGTTACATTGATATAGCTAATTATTACCAATCAATTAGTATTCCCAGGCTACGGGGCGCACTGGTGGAAAAATTCGGTTTGACACTGCTGGAACCTGACACTGACCCTAACGTAGACTTTCTTAAAGCCGATGCCATAGCTGCTCTCATGCAGCATTACACACCCGCCGTAACAGTGAGAACACAGGAACCAGAAGGTCTTCCAGCTAATATCTCAGTATCCGTTGTAGTTGGCACTTGCGATCGCCCCGAAGACTTACGAAAATGCCTGCTTTCCTTAACTGCTCAAACATCCCGCCAAATCAGACCCGTAGAAATTATCGTCGTTGACAACCGACCCGAAACCCGCAGCGCCTCCCCCGTACTGGTCGAATTTCCCGATATAAAATTACTCACAGAAGAGCGATCGGGTGCATCCTACGCTCGGAATGCTGGCATAGCCGCCAGTACCGGTGATATTGTCGTCACCACTGACGACGATACAATTATCCCCCCCGACTGGCTAGAAAAACTAATCGCCCCCTTTGCCCGTCCCGAAGTCATGGCCGTCACTGGTAACGTCTTACCGGCAGAATTGCAGACGCGATCGCAGCGCCTATTTGAAAGCTATGGCGGTGGCGGTTTATCGCGTGGTTATAAGCCATTTGAAGGTAATAGAGAATGGTTTGATAGTTTCCGGTTCCACTCTGTACCAACGTGGCTATTTGGCGGGACAGCTAACTCCGCCTTCCGCGCTAGTATTTTCAGCGACCCCGAAATTGGCCTGATGGACGAAGCCCTCGGCCCCGGTATGCCATCTGGCGTAGGAGAGGATACTTATCTTTTCTACAAAATTATGAAAGCCGGTCATACCATAGTCTATGAACCGTCAGCCTTTGTCTGGCACACGCATCGACGTGAAATGACCGATCTAGGTCGCCAATTACACAATTACAGTAAGGGAGGAGTATCCTATCACCTGACAACCTTGATCGAAGACGGCGACCTACGGGCACTATTCGCTATTCTGTTGGAAATGCCTAAGTGGTACGCCGCGCGAATCATTAAGCGGATATTAGGCTGGACTGACGATCCAATCCTGATGCTATTAAAAGAAATAGTGGGCTATCTAGCTGGGCCTTGGTCTTTGTGGCAATCTCGTTTGCGTGTTAAGTACGAAGGTTTTAGCTCACCTTACATACCTGTCAAGCAACGTGCTACAAAAGGGACTGGGGGTTAG
- a CDS encoding ABC transporter permease, whose product MIVTKINAQIAQLKWRPQYIYDLLRQLVSRDMKLLYKRSVLGIAWTLIAPLLQLGVFTFVFNIILPMNVPQYSSYVFIGLLVWNWFSTSLFQATGLILQNRPLIRLPKFPSAILPVVTVMTGMIHFLLALPVLTLFLLIDGVQFKPVVLFLPFLMLLQFALTVGLAYPLAAFNVTFHDTQHTLGVLLQMLLYLTPIFYQVNALPPKIALIYYLNPMVSIVEAYRAVLIYGTQPNLVALGIIALISSGLILIGHGIFDSASDRFVEEI is encoded by the coding sequence GTGATAGTAACTAAGATAAACGCCCAAATAGCTCAACTTAAATGGCGACCGCAGTATATTTATGACTTGCTAAGGCAACTCGTATCTCGCGATATGAAGTTACTCTATAAACGGTCAGTTTTAGGAATCGCTTGGACACTAATTGCTCCCCTTTTACAGTTAGGAGTTTTTACCTTTGTCTTCAATATTATCCTGCCGATGAATGTTCCCCAATATTCATCTTATGTTTTTATTGGCTTACTGGTTTGGAATTGGTTTTCTACCTCACTCTTTCAAGCAACAGGTTTGATTCTCCAGAACCGTCCTTTGATCAGATTGCCAAAATTTCCTTCTGCTATACTACCTGTAGTAACAGTGATGACAGGAATGATTCACTTTTTACTAGCATTACCAGTCTTAACTTTATTTCTACTAATTGATGGGGTACAATTTAAGCCAGTAGTTTTATTTCTGCCTTTCTTGATGCTACTACAGTTTGCTCTGACCGTAGGCCTTGCTTATCCTCTGGCTGCTTTTAACGTCACATTCCATGACACACAACATACACTTGGTGTGTTATTACAAATGCTTTTGTATCTCACACCCATTTTCTATCAAGTAAATGCTCTACCCCCTAAAATTGCGTTGATTTACTACCTCAACCCAATGGTATCTATTGTGGAAGCTTATCGGGCTGTACTAATTTATGGGACACAACCAAATTTGGTAGCTTTGGGGATCATTGCATTAATTAGTAGTGGACTTATACTTATTGGTCATGGAATTTTTGACTCAGCAAGCGATCGTTTTGTGGAGGAAATATAG